One Acinetobacter pullicarnis genomic region harbors:
- a CDS encoding M48 family metalloprotease: MRDVSHYLIKNKNILWSVSISMLAVLLTIFILNTILGLLVYYFDSTQSIFWHRLSPYLTTGLVTIIGLSVLYEFYVFRSGGHSLAKQLSARRLSFIESTPEECITLRLVERLAETFCIDVPAVYVLPDEVGVNALTAGFYPRDTVIILTWGALQNLDELEIYGLLSHEFHQILSGEARDNTRLKILYSGLTTFSQWGSKFTKQGFSAYSDRTRSKFETSFVAVGGVIWLFGSMGILISRLIKYLTLGGRTFYNDAQTRHLIRNSANIQTLLRIYVHHAGSQIHSEYSEAIAHMCFANSLGPQSWLNIHPSIEDRIYELNPTLLQDLQLENLKKLRTQPWLSMMRNFEDSNPEIYNPWLSPQPLPLLRLSPISFAMSDAIKPLNREIRQQMERPELLQRALQTSTGAREVMVAILMIRQYHEFIPADAEVSRAIVDSLLNLDGRVHIQIFYDACDCLGDMPATISRQFLTKLAKIIQEDGEISLLDALLLERVKSILNLLPMHTPSSMENAKPQIVRLIDALLHVQHINSANQLDTRYQILQQVLSVDELELYEQISDEPIDLGEILNDVAGLLLRDRLSILGVAEICLWNERVITQDELDVLALLYWRLGFEHAAIIDQIQKQNSVMIL; encoded by the coding sequence TTGAGAGATGTAAGTCATTATTTAATTAAAAATAAAAACATTTTATGGTCTGTGAGTATTTCGATGCTCGCAGTGCTTTTGACGATTTTTATTTTAAATACCATTCTGGGGTTGTTGGTCTATTATTTCGATTCAACACAATCGATTTTTTGGCATCGACTGAGTCCCTACCTCACTACGGGTTTGGTCACGATCATTGGCCTATCAGTGTTATATGAGTTTTATGTATTTCGTTCTGGTGGGCATTCGCTCGCAAAACAACTGAGTGCACGACGTTTAAGCTTTATAGAGAGCACCCCAGAAGAGTGCATTACATTGCGTTTGGTTGAGCGCTTGGCTGAAACTTTTTGCATTGATGTTCCTGCGGTCTATGTTTTACCCGATGAAGTTGGAGTCAATGCGCTTACCGCAGGTTTTTATCCGCGCGATACCGTGATTATTTTGACTTGGGGTGCATTGCAAAATCTCGATGAACTTGAAATCTATGGTCTGCTGAGCCATGAGTTTCATCAAATATTATCGGGTGAAGCAAGAGACAATACTCGGCTAAAAATTCTCTACAGTGGACTGACCACATTTAGTCAGTGGGGCAGTAAATTTACCAAGCAGGGCTTTAGTGCTTATTCGGATCGAACCCGCAGCAAGTTTGAAACTTCTTTTGTTGCGGTCGGTGGTGTTATTTGGCTGTTTGGCAGTATGGGGATTTTGATTAGTCGTTTAATTAAATATCTCACGCTTGGCGGTCGTACATTTTATAACGATGCGCAAACCCGGCATTTGATTCGTAACAGCGCGAATATTCAGACATTACTTCGAATTTATGTGCATCATGCGGGTTCACAAATTCATAGCGAGTATTCTGAAGCCATTGCACATATGTGTTTTGCTAACTCATTGGGGCCGCAAAGCTGGTTGAATATTCATCCAAGTATTGAAGATCGTATTTACGAGTTAAATCCAACCCTATTACAAGATTTGCAATTAGAAAATTTAAAGAAACTGCGTACACAGCCATGGCTTTCCATGATGCGTAATTTTGAAGACTCTAATCCTGAAATTTATAATCCTTGGTTGTCGCCACAACCTTTGCCATTACTGCGTTTATCACCGATTAGTTTTGCAATGAGTGATGCGATAAAGCCGCTAAATCGTGAAATTAGACAGCAAATGGAGCGTCCTGAGTTGCTACAACGTGCTTTACAAACCTCAACTGGGGCGCGTGAAGTGATGGTGGCAATTTTAATGATTCGTCAATATCACGAGTTTATTCCAGCAGATGCCGAAGTCAGCCGCGCAATTGTAGATTCATTGCTGAATTTGGATGGACGTGTGCATATCCAAATTTTCTATGATGCCTGTGATTGCTTAGGGGATATGCCTGCAACGATTTCGCGGCAGTTTTTAACCAAGTTGGCCAAGATTATTCAAGAAGATGGTGAAATTAGTTTACTTGATGCTTTATTGCTTGAGCGGGTCAAGTCGATCTTGAATTTACTGCCAATGCATACGCCATCATCGATGGAGAATGCCAAACCGCAGATTGTACGTTTAATTGATGCGTTGCTACATGTGCAGCACATTAATAGTGCCAATCAACTGGATACACGTTACCAGATTTTACAACAGGTACTGAGTGTCGATGAGTTGGAGCTGTACGAGCAAATCTCTGATGAGCCGATTGATTTGGGTGAAATCTTAAATGATGTGGCCGGATTGTTGTTGCGTGATCGTTTGAGTATTTTGGGTGTCGCTGAAATTTGTTTGTGGAATGAACGGGTTATTACTCAAGATGAACTTGATGTGCTAGCGCTGTTATACTGGCGGCTGGGTTTTGAACATGCTGCCATTATTGATCAGATTCAAAAGCAAAATAGTGTGATGATTCTCTGA
- the purF gene encoding amidophosphoribosyltransferase, with protein MCGVVGIAGKSPVNQMLFDALTMLQHRGQDAAGIVTSHNGRLFLRKDNGMVRDVFHTRHMRALLGHFGIGHVRYPTAGSSSSAEAQPFYVNSPYGITLAHNGNLTNAKDIHDDLFKTDLRHMNTDSDSEVLLNVFAHELQKNATLALDPEQIFHTVKRVHERCKGAYAVVAMITGHGLVGFRDPNGIRPLIYGSRVNDAGETEYIIASESVAITALGFKVERDIAPGEAIYINDDGEFFSQQCADDSRYRPCIFEHVYFARPDAIIDGISVYKARLKMGEKLAYKILREWGEEHDIDVVIPIPDTSRTSALELANILGVKFREGFMKNRYIGRTFIMPGQQQRKKSVRQKLNPVELEFKGKNVLLVDDSIVRGTTCNEIIQMARDSGAKNVFFASAAPMVKYPNVYGIDMPAKAELIASGRSVEEIREIIEADRLIFQDIEDLKDAVRTSKVPVVQEFDCSVFDGIYVTGDIDAAYLERLEHSRSESAKKEKDGYIDVNIDAASVDLTGIKES; from the coding sequence ATGTGTGGAGTCGTTGGTATAGCAGGTAAATCACCTGTAAACCAAATGTTATTTGATGCGTTAACGATGTTGCAACATCGTGGACAGGACGCAGCTGGGATTGTGACGAGCCATAATGGCCGTTTATTTCTGAGAAAAGATAATGGCATGGTACGTGATGTTTTTCATACACGTCATATGCGTGCGTTACTTGGACATTTTGGTATTGGTCATGTGCGTTATCCAACTGCGGGCTCATCGAGCAGCGCAGAAGCACAGCCGTTTTATGTCAACTCTCCTTATGGGATTACCTTGGCGCACAACGGTAATTTAACCAATGCCAAAGATATTCATGATGATCTGTTCAAAACAGATTTAAGACATATGAATACAGACTCCGACTCGGAAGTTCTGCTCAACGTGTTTGCGCATGAATTGCAGAAAAATGCCACTTTGGCACTTGATCCTGAGCAAATCTTCCACACGGTAAAACGTGTACATGAGCGTTGTAAAGGTGCTTATGCTGTGGTTGCGATGATTACAGGCCATGGTCTGGTTGGTTTCCGTGATCCCAATGGTATTCGTCCATTAATTTATGGTTCACGGGTGAATGACGCTGGTGAAACTGAATATATTATTGCTTCTGAATCTGTTGCGATTACTGCTTTGGGCTTTAAAGTCGAGCGTGATATTGCACCGGGTGAAGCAATTTATATTAATGATGATGGCGAATTCTTTAGTCAGCAATGTGCCGATGACTCACGCTATCGTCCATGTATTTTTGAGCATGTCTATTTTGCGCGTCCGGATGCCATCATCGATGGTATTTCAGTCTATAAGGCACGTTTGAAAATGGGTGAGAAGCTTGCGTATAAAATTTTACGTGAGTGGGGCGAAGAGCACGACATTGATGTGGTGATTCCAATTCCAGATACCAGTCGTACCTCTGCACTTGAGCTTGCGAACATTCTTGGGGTGAAATTCCGTGAAGGGTTTATGAAAAACCGCTACATCGGACGAACCTTTATTATGCCAGGCCAACAGCAGCGTAAAAAATCTGTACGTCAAAAATTAAACCCAGTTGAACTTGAGTTTAAAGGTAAAAATGTCTTGTTGGTCGATGATTCGATTGTGCGTGGCACCACCTGTAACGAAATTATTCAAATGGCGCGTGATTCAGGTGCGAAAAATGTATTTTTTGCCTCTGCTGCACCGATGGTAAAATATCCAAACGTTTATGGTATTGATATGCCGGCCAAAGCAGAACTGATTGCTTCAGGTCGTAGTGTAGAAGAAATCCGTGAAATCATTGAAGCTGATCGTTTAATTTTCCAAGATATTGAAGACTTAAAAGATGCAGTACGCACCTCGAAAGTGCCGGTTGTACAAGAGTTCGATTGCTCTGTATTTGATGGTATTTATGTGACAGGTGATATTGATGCTGCGTATTTAGAGCGTCTAGAGCATAGCCGTAGTGAGAGTGCGAAAAAGGAAAAAGATGGCTATATCGATGTCAATATCGATGCTGCCTCAGTTGACCTGACTGGCATCAAGGAAAGTTAA
- a CDS encoding CvpA family protein → MNTLDIIILIVLLIGGLNGLRQGFVKALANLVGWIFALILAAKYANILAPMMSVLSQDPVVQKIAAFAAIVLLIVVMTWIVGALLNSVLKSLKLGPLNRLVGGAFGGLKGLFIVLVAMQGLGPWVESSPYWRQSKLVQTLLPYAPLVTEMSKNAADQALKEMKSEGRSEPNRVTPEVVGASHEHALQRTTQNPFS, encoded by the coding sequence ATGAACACTTTAGACATCATTATTCTGATTGTCTTGCTCATTGGAGGGCTAAACGGCTTGCGACAAGGATTTGTAAAGGCCTTAGCAAATTTGGTTGGCTGGATTTTTGCGCTGATATTGGCCGCAAAGTATGCCAACATTTTAGCACCAATGATGTCGGTCTTAAGTCAGGATCCTGTTGTGCAAAAAATTGCTGCTTTTGCGGCCATTGTACTGCTTATTGTCGTGATGACCTGGATTGTCGGTGCGCTGCTCAATAGCGTACTTAAAAGCTTAAAATTAGGCCCCCTGAACCGCTTGGTTGGCGGCGCTTTTGGTGGTCTAAAAGGTTTGTTTATTGTATTGGTTGCCATGCAGGGGTTAGGCCCTTGGGTTGAAAGCTCTCCGTATTGGAGACAATCCAAGTTAGTGCAAACATTGCTCCCTTATGCACCTTTAGTTACTGAAATGTCAAAAAATGCTGCAGATCAGGCTTTAAAAGAAATGAAGTCTGAAGGTCGTAGTGAACCCAATCGTGTTACTCCTGAAGTGGTCGGGGCGAGTCATGAACACGCGCTTCAGCGTACAACACAAAATCCTTTTTCTTAA
- a CDS encoding quinone-dependent dihydroorotate dehydrogenase, whose amino-acid sequence MLYSLARPLLFSLAPERAHEVSLSLLNKAHKLGISQQKITAKPVTCMGIEFPNPVGLAAGLDKNGAYIDALAGLGFGFVEIGTITPRPQAGNPKPRIFRLPEAKAIINRMGFNNDGVDQLIENVKAAKFKGILGINIGKNADTPVEDATSDYLICLEKVYNYASYVTVNISSPNTKNLRSLQSGHALTELLETLKKRQLELAEQHQHYVPLVLKVAPDLTQLDIKFIASQLLQFKIDGLIVTNTTLSRDGVENLAHADEAGGLSGAPVFEKSTACLSAFAKYLNKKVALIGVGGILAGEQAVAKQQAGADLVQIYTGFIYSGPDLIKDCVEAMTVV is encoded by the coding sequence ATGTTGTATTCTCTAGCTCGCCCTTTGTTGTTTTCTTTGGCACCAGAGCGTGCGCACGAAGTCTCATTATCTCTGCTTAATAAAGCACATAAATTAGGGATTTCTCAGCAAAAAATAACGGCGAAACCCGTTACTTGTATGGGAATAGAATTTCCAAATCCAGTCGGTTTGGCTGCAGGCCTCGATAAAAATGGTGCATATATTGATGCACTTGCAGGTTTGGGTTTCGGCTTTGTTGAAATTGGAACCATCACACCGCGACCACAGGCCGGTAATCCAAAGCCACGAATTTTCCGTTTGCCAGAAGCCAAGGCCATTATTAACCGTATGGGATTTAATAATGATGGTGTAGATCAGCTGATCGAAAATGTGAAAGCTGCAAAATTCAAAGGAATTCTTGGGATCAATATCGGCAAAAATGCCGATACGCCAGTCGAGGATGCAACATCCGACTATTTGATCTGCCTTGAGAAAGTGTATAACTATGCTTCTTATGTTACGGTTAATATCTCATCACCAAACACCAAAAACTTACGTAGTTTACAAAGTGGGCACGCCTTAACTGAACTATTAGAGACATTGAAAAAACGTCAACTCGAATTGGCAGAGCAACACCAACACTATGTACCGCTGGTGCTGAAGGTCGCTCCTGATTTAACTCAACTTGATATTAAATTTATTGCTTCACAATTGTTGCAATTCAAGATTGATGGCCTCATTGTAACCAATACCACTTTATCGCGTGATGGCGTTGAAAATCTTGCACATGCAGATGAAGCGGGTGGTTTGTCTGGTGCACCTGTATTTGAGAAAAGTACGGCCTGCCTCAGTGCTTTTGCTAAATATCTCAATAAAAAAGTCGCATTGATTGGTGTTGGCGGGATTTTGGCGGGTGAGCAAGCCGTAGCGAAGCAACAAGCGGGTGCAGATTTAGTGCAAATATATACTGGCTTCATTTATAGCGGACCCGATCTCATTAAAGATTGTGTCGAAGCAATGACGGTGGTATGA
- the gspM gene encoding type II secretion system protein GspM, whose protein sequence is MKIFNGFQNKVALWSEQVQAYLDRLSLRERVMVIVATIVVVVASVGASLWYMHKAAEYQNQRVNQLKDLVVWMQSNVVTMKPADDMALTTADKIQRAAQQQSLSVVTQQQGEKNLQISVQHENYAVLANFLGQIAQMGVSIEQLDMEKTPTQIKLTAIVY, encoded by the coding sequence ATGAAAATATTCAATGGATTTCAAAACAAAGTAGCGCTGTGGAGCGAACAAGTACAAGCCTATTTAGATCGACTCTCGTTACGTGAGCGGGTAATGGTGATTGTTGCAACGATCGTTGTGGTCGTTGCCAGTGTCGGTGCTTCGCTGTGGTATATGCATAAAGCTGCCGAATATCAAAATCAGCGAGTTAACCAACTCAAAGACTTGGTGGTATGGATGCAAAGTAATGTGGTGACGATGAAGCCAGCCGATGATATGGCGCTGACCACTGCAGATAAAATCCAGCGTGCAGCACAGCAACAAAGCCTGTCAGTTGTAACGCAGCAACAGGGTGAAAAGAATTTGCAGATCTCGGTGCAGCACGAAAACTACGCCGTATTGGCCAACTTTTTAGGACAGATTGCACAGATGGGTGTGAGTATCGAGCAATTGGACATGGAAAAAACCCCGACTCAGATTAAATTAACAGCGATAGTCTATTAA
- the gspL gene encoding type II secretion system protein GspL: MLYLWMPEANGVWLWSRGEKWMPAATLEQLIQAIQLDKGEDAVVFFPSRDVQILQQQLSKAQYKQLGPDGLKYLLEEYVIQPIDLMKVYSHFKAPDQVSILGIAQHSVTTIQHALSLIPVKIVALLPDFLVLPTPEPNQIVLANLHGRLLLRDGEYTGNSVDDLSVALAFLGAEKTYLYSDLSDGQFNCLSAVSTAEQRQTFDVTVVESKRIKNHPFNVLPKQKKTSKRESNYWKACAVLVVCVLLSQFSYDLLRWVKLKKNADQTAQIAIDQYKSWFGANERVTEQNLTNVFESRLRESKGANTQALQLLSRIGPILMQQQIIAQRVRYQGAVLDMDLQAKSSEALKSLVEQLNKQGFKAELGNIQTQGDVVVGMVKIQ; this comes from the coding sequence ATGTTGTACTTATGGATGCCCGAAGCCAACGGTGTTTGGTTGTGGTCACGTGGCGAAAAATGGATGCCTGCAGCAACGCTTGAGCAATTAATTCAAGCGATTCAACTCGATAAAGGCGAGGACGCGGTGGTGTTCTTTCCGAGTCGTGATGTGCAAATTTTGCAGCAACAATTGAGTAAAGCGCAATATAAGCAATTGGGCCCAGATGGGTTGAAATACTTATTAGAAGAATACGTGATTCAGCCGATTGATTTGATGAAGGTGTATTCCCACTTTAAGGCACCCGATCAAGTTTCTATTTTGGGGATTGCACAGCATAGTGTGACCACAATTCAGCATGCGCTGAGCTTGATTCCGGTGAAAATTGTGGCCTTGCTGCCCGATTTTCTCGTGCTACCGACGCCTGAACCCAATCAAATTGTGTTAGCCAATCTTCATGGACGTTTGTTGCTACGTGACGGGGAATATACGGGTAACTCCGTTGATGACTTATCTGTGGCATTGGCATTTTTGGGTGCAGAGAAGACTTATTTATACAGTGACTTGAGCGATGGTCAATTTAATTGCTTAAGTGCTGTGAGTACCGCAGAGCAGCGGCAAACTTTTGACGTGACGGTGGTTGAGTCGAAGCGCATTAAAAATCATCCCTTTAATGTACTTCCCAAGCAAAAGAAAACCAGTAAGCGTGAATCAAACTATTGGAAAGCATGTGCTGTGCTGGTGGTTTGCGTATTACTGAGTCAATTTAGCTATGATTTATTGCGTTGGGTCAAACTGAAAAAAAATGCAGATCAGACTGCACAAATTGCAATTGATCAATACAAATCTTGGTTTGGTGCCAATGAACGAGTAACAGAACAAAATTTAACCAATGTCTTTGAGAGTCGCTTACGTGAAAGTAAGGGGGCCAACACCCAAGCCTTACAACTGCTGAGTCGGATTGGACCTATTTTGATGCAGCAGCAAATTATTGCACAACGTGTTCGTTATCAAGGTGCCGTGTTGGATATGGACTTGCAGGCAAAGTCTTCAGAGGCTTTAAAAAGCTTGGTGGAACAGTTGAATAAGCAAGGTTTTAAAGCGGAACTGGGGAATATCCAAACCCAAGGTGATGTGGTTGTGGGCATGGTGAAAATACAATAA
- the sixA gene encoding phosphohistidine phosphatase SixA → MQLTLVRHGEAAIAINGNDDKRPLTERGHQQAGQTAAFLNGAFLKQGVSPDLFVVSPLLRAQETLAHLEAHFAKVPVLMCDKIKPEDDAKSAIDWLSQLPFNHIVVVCHMNVVGHIAEQLTGENFHPFALAEARIYQQSVIAQGLSTEKQAFIPSI, encoded by the coding sequence ATGCAACTCACTTTAGTGCGTCATGGCGAAGCAGCTATCGCGATTAATGGTAATGATGATAAAAGGCCACTCACCGAACGTGGTCATCAACAGGCAGGGCAAACGGCAGCGTTTTTAAATGGCGCATTTTTAAAGCAAGGGGTTAGTCCTGATTTATTTGTGGTCAGTCCACTTTTGCGTGCGCAAGAGACTTTGGCGCATCTTGAAGCCCACTTTGCCAAAGTGCCAGTGTTGATGTGCGATAAGATTAAACCTGAAGATGACGCAAAATCGGCGATTGATTGGTTGTCACAACTGCCGTTTAATCATATTGTTGTGGTCTGTCATATGAATGTTGTGGGGCATATTGCAGAACAATTGACTGGCGAGAATTTTCATCCTTTTGCTTTGGCTGAAGCGCGAATTTACCAGCAAAGTGTAATTGCACAAGGTTTATCAACAGAAAAACAAGCGTTTATACCATCTATATAA
- a CDS encoding NAD(P)H-dependent glycerol-3-phosphate dehydrogenase codes for MSELKFKDLVDPVVIDRKTALRVTVLGGGSFGTAMANTAARNGCETKIWIRDEAAAAEINTLHRNQRYLADYPLEESLKAESDLETAVRDRDIILVAIPSHSFRQVLQQIAPFVSAQAVISLTKGIEAKTFSFMSDIIREELPEVPFGVLSGPNLAKEIMAGMPAGTVIASDSELVRYAVQQALHSALFRVFGSDDVHGVELGGALKNIYAVAMGIAAAYKVGENTKSMILTRALAEMSRFAVKLGANPLTFLGLSGVGDLFATCNSPLSRNYQVGFALGSGKSLKQATEELGQTAEGINTIVQVSARAKELDVYMPITEALHEVIFEGAPPLNIAVALMKNGHRSDVEFVLPHHQV; via the coding sequence ATGTCAGAATTGAAATTTAAAGATTTAGTTGATCCCGTGGTGATTGATCGGAAAACAGCACTTAGAGTAACAGTATTGGGTGGTGGTAGCTTTGGTACGGCGATGGCCAATACCGCGGCAAGAAATGGCTGTGAAACCAAAATTTGGATTCGTGATGAAGCCGCAGCTGCCGAAATTAATACGCTGCACCGTAACCAACGTTATTTGGCGGATTATCCGTTAGAAGAAAGCTTAAAAGCTGAATCTGATTTGGAAACCGCAGTTCGTGATCGCGATATTATTTTGGTGGCGATTCCAAGTCACTCATTTCGTCAAGTATTACAGCAGATTGCACCCTTTGTCAGCGCACAAGCGGTGATTTCGCTGACCAAAGGCATTGAAGCCAAAACCTTTAGCTTTATGAGTGATATTATTCGCGAAGAATTGCCCGAAGTGCCGTTCGGGGTGTTGTCTGGGCCGAACTTAGCCAAAGAAATTATGGCGGGTATGCCAGCGGGCACTGTAATTGCTAGCGATTCAGAATTGGTGCGTTATGCCGTGCAGCAAGCCTTACATAGTGCTTTGTTCCGTGTGTTTGGCAGTGATGATGTGCATGGGGTTGAATTGGGGGGGGCGCTCAAGAATATCTATGCGGTGGCGATGGGGATTGCAGCAGCTTATAAAGTTGGTGAAAACACCAAAAGTATGATTTTAACCCGTGCCTTGGCGGAAATGAGCCGCTTTGCGGTCAAGCTTGGTGCAAACCCATTAACGTTCTTAGGTTTGTCTGGGGTCGGTGATCTGTTTGCGACCTGTAACAGTCCACTGAGCCGTAACTATCAAGTGGGTTTTGCGCTAGGTTCAGGCAAAAGCTTAAAACAGGCGACTGAAGAATTGGGTCAAACCGCAGAAGGGATTAATACCATTGTCCAAGTCAGTGCGCGTGCCAAAGAATTGGATGTCTATATGCCGATTACCGAGGCATTGCATGAAGTGATCTTTGAAGGTGCACCACCACTCAATATCGCGGTGGCATTGATGAAAAATGGGCATCGTAGCGATGTTGAATTTGTTTTACCCCATCATCAAGTTTAA
- a CDS encoding nitroreductase family protein, translating to MVDSQLQIIHDNIHQRQSIGLLIEPAPSSEQLELAFQAAATAPDHHRLKPTKFIVIGHAQRQAFGELLSEAIKDLGEIDAVQVERVKQHPLRAPLLILAITHIQDHAKVPEFEQILSTGAAVQNLLLSLQAQGFSSIWRTGAVVESVLLKQALGIKENDLISGIIYLGTAAKPIPARSLPELDSFVSEWIAPK from the coding sequence ATGGTCGATTCTCAGCTTCAAATTATTCATGACAATATTCATCAGCGTCAATCCATTGGGCTGCTGATCGAGCCAGCACCAAGTTCAGAACAACTTGAACTTGCCTTTCAAGCGGCAGCAACTGCACCTGATCATCATCGTTTAAAACCAACAAAATTTATTGTGATTGGCCATGCGCAACGGCAAGCTTTTGGTGAGTTATTGTCCGAGGCAATCAAAGACTTGGGTGAAATAGATGCGGTACAAGTTGAGCGTGTTAAGCAGCATCCATTACGCGCACCATTGTTGATCTTGGCCATCACGCATATCCAAGATCATGCAAAAGTTCCAGAATTTGAACAGATTTTAAGTACCGGTGCCGCCGTACAAAACCTCTTGTTGTCTTTGCAAGCACAAGGTTTTTCCAGCATTTGGCGGACTGGCGCTGTGGTTGAGTCGGTGTTGCTCAAACAGGCCTTGGGAATCAAAGAGAATGATTTGATTTCAGGGATTATTTATTTGGGCACTGCAGCGAAGCCCATCCCAGCACGTAGCCTGCCTGAGCTGGACAGTTTTGTCAGTGAATGGATCGCACCGAAATAA
- a CDS encoding M61 family metallopeptidase has product MLHYQIEFDDYRQHLIHVTLRFLADPTQVLWLPTWIPGSYLVREFAKHIEAVKAYDEAGRRLEIQKIEKNKWRLFNTDHELITVEYDVYAYDLSVRGAYVDQTRLYVNPACVCLGLENQNDKAVELEVFLPEELQHFQLATGLAAKSLVKGRHTLKANDYMQLIDSPFELAVQSRFAFEVAGIPHQFVVSGQHAMNAERMQQDIEKICRTEIELFGSAPFKDYTFMTMATGNSYGGLEHPNSTSLITPRDDLPKWNEPAEPSADYQRFLGLCSHEYFHSWLVKFIRPENFVNYDLHKESYTSLLWVFEGITSYYDDLILYRSGVISQGAYVTLLKAQIDRYLQNPGRFIQSVAESSFDAWIKFYRQDENSNNAGTSYYNKGALVALCLDLGLRSHGSSLDALMGLLYRNAQQGIQVNTQTMYELCKQLTGQDWSDRLGFLINHTDELPLAQLLPEFGLSYTPKDNKNLPFGLKLLEKPEGLLIQQARREGSAVQAGLSALDVIVAIDGLKATIPLMAAYAKQAKSYTVHAFRRDELMQFEVQAAEVALTEIELNVLDQQKLAKWL; this is encoded by the coding sequence ATGTTGCATTATCAGATCGAGTTTGACGATTATCGCCAGCATCTTATCCATGTCACCCTGCGTTTTTTGGCTGACCCAACTCAAGTGTTGTGGTTGCCAACTTGGATCCCTGGAAGTTATTTGGTGCGAGAGTTTGCGAAGCACATCGAAGCCGTTAAAGCCTATGATGAGGCTGGACGACGTTTAGAGATTCAGAAAATCGAAAAAAATAAATGGCGCTTATTTAATACGGATCACGAACTGATCACGGTTGAATACGATGTCTATGCCTATGATCTTTCGGTTCGTGGTGCTTACGTTGATCAAACCCGACTCTATGTCAATCCGGCCTGCGTGTGTTTAGGGCTTGAAAATCAGAATGATAAAGCAGTTGAACTCGAAGTATTCTTGCCTGAAGAGCTACAGCATTTTCAATTGGCAACCGGGCTTGCTGCAAAAAGTTTGGTCAAAGGACGTCATACCTTAAAAGCCAATGATTATATGCAGTTGATTGATAGTCCTTTTGAATTGGCGGTACAAAGTCGGTTTGCGTTTGAGGTGGCGGGTATTCCGCATCAGTTTGTCGTTTCAGGTCAGCATGCAATGAATGCTGAACGGATGCAGCAAGATATCGAAAAAATCTGCCGCACTGAAATTGAACTGTTTGGTTCAGCACCATTTAAAGACTATACCTTTATGACCATGGCAACGGGGAATAGCTATGGTGGACTTGAACATCCCAACAGTACCAGCTTAATTACTCCACGCGATGATTTACCAAAATGGAATGAGCCGGCTGAACCTTCTGCTGATTATCAGCGTTTCTTGGGCCTATGTAGTCACGAATACTTTCATTCATGGTTGGTCAAATTTATTCGACCTGAAAATTTCGTCAATTATGATTTGCATAAAGAAAGTTATACCTCATTGCTTTGGGTATTTGAGGGGATTACCTCTTATTATGACGACCTGATTCTGTATCGCAGTGGTGTGATTTCACAAGGTGCTTATGTCACTTTGCTCAAAGCACAAATCGACCGTTATTTACAAAATCCGGGGCGTTTTATTCAAAGCGTGGCGGAATCGAGTTTTGATGCGTGGATTAAATTTTATCGCCAAGATGAAAACTCCAACAACGCAGGTACCAGTTATTACAACAAGGGTGCATTGGTTGCGCTGTGTTTGGACTTAGGTTTACGTAGTCATGGTTCCAGTTTAGATGCACTGATGGGTTTGTTGTATCGCAATGCGCAACAAGGGATTCAGGTCAACACACAAACTATGTATGAGCTGTGCAAACAGTTAACAGGTCAAGACTGGTCGGATCGTTTAGGCTTTTTAATCAACCATACTGATGAATTGCCATTGGCACAGTTACTGCCAGAGTTTGGTTTGAGCTATACGCCCAAAGACAATAAGAACCTGCCATTTGGCTTAAAGCTGTTAGAAAAGCCTGAGGGTCTTCTGATTCAACAAGCGCGTCGTGAGGGCAGTGCTGTACAAGCAGGGCTTTCAGCATTGGATGTGATTGTGGCGATTGATGGCTTAAAGGCTACGATACCTTTGATGGCAGCTTATGCCAAACAAGCCAAGAGCTATACCGTACATGCTTTCCGTCGCGATGAGTTGATGCAGTTTGAAGTACAAGCCGCAGAAGTAGCTTTGACTGAAATTGAATTAAACGTATTGGATCAGCAAAAACTTGCAAAATGGCTCTAA